From Erinaceus europaeus unplaced genomic scaffold, mEriEur2.1 scaffold_479, whole genome shotgun sequence, one genomic window encodes:
- the EGR1 gene encoding early growth response protein 1, translating to MAAAKAEMQLMSPLQISDPFGSFPHSPTMDNYPKLEEMMLLSNGAPQFLGAAGAPEGSGGSSNSSGGSAGGGGGSSSNSSSSSSSAFNPQGEANEQPYEHLTAESFPDMSLNNEKVLVETSYPSQTTRLPPITYTGRFSLEPAPNSGNTLWPEPLFSLVSGLVSMTNPPASSSSAPSPAASSSASQSPPLSCAVQSNDSNPIYSAAPTFPTPNADLFPEPQSQAFPGSAGTPLQYPPPAYPTAKGGFQVPMIPDYLFPQQPGDLGLGTPDQKPFQGLESRTQQPSLTPLSTIKAFATQSGSQDLKALNTNYQSQLIKPSRMRKYPNRPSKTPPHERPYACPVESCDRRFSRSDELTRHIRIHTGQKPFQCRICMRNFSRSDHLTTHIRTHTGEKPFACDICGRKFARSDERKRHTKIHLRQKDKKADKGVVASSATSSLPSYPSPVATSYPSPVTTSYPSPATTSYPSPVPTSYSSPGSSTYPSPVHSGFPSPSVATTYSSVPPAFPAQVSSFPSSAVTNSFSASTGLSDMTTTFSPRTIEIC from the exons ATGGCCGCAGCCAAGGCCGAAATGCAGCTGATGTCCCCACTGCAGATCTCCGACCCGTTCGGCTCCTTCCCGCACTCGCCTACTATGGACAATTACCCTAAGCTGGAGGAGATGATGCTGCTGAGCAACGGGGCTCCCCAGTTCCTCGGTGCCGCCGGGGCTCCCGAGGGTAGTGgtggcagcagcaacagcagcggGGGCAGTGCAGGAGGAGGGggcggcagcagcagcaacagcagcagcagcagcagcagcgcctTCAACCCTCAGGGGGAAGCAAACGAGCAGCCTTACGAACACCTGACCGCAG agTCTTTTCCTGACATGTCTCTGAATAATGAGAAGGTTCTGGTGGAGACTAGTTACCCCAGCCAGACCACGCGACTGCCCCCCATCACCTACACTGGCCGTTTCTCTCTGGAGCCTGCACCCAACAGTGGCAACACCTTGTGGCCTGAGCCCCTCTTCAGCTTGGTCAGTGGCCTCGTGAGCATGACCAACCCACCAGCCTCCTCATCCTCAGCACCATCTCCAGCAGCCTCTTCGTCTGCCTCCCAGAGCCCACCCCTGAGCTGTGCTGTGCAGTCCAATGACAGCAACCCCATCTACTCAGCAGCACCCACCTTCCCCACACCTAATGCTGACCTCTTCCCTGAGCCACAGAGCCAAGCTTTCCCAGGCTCAGCAGGCACCCCCCTCCAATACCCACCTCCTGCCTACCCTACTGCTAAGGGTGGCTTCCAGGTCCCCATGATCCCAGACTACCTGTTTCCACAACAGCCGGGGGACCTGGGCCTGGGTACCCCAGACCAGAAGCCCTTCCAGGGCCTGGAGAGCCGCACCCAGCAGCCTTCACTTACCCCACTGTCTACCATCAAGGCTTTTGCCACACAGTCGGGCTCTCAGGACTTGAAGGCCCTCAACACCAACTACCAGTCCCAGCTCATCAAACCTAGCCGCATGCGCAAATACCCCAACAGGCCCAGCAAGACACCCCCCCACGAACGCCCCTATGCCTGCCCAGTAGAATCCTGTGACCGACGCTTCTCCCGCTCAGATGAGCTCACCCGCCACATTCGCATTCACACGGGTCAGAAGCCCTTCCAGTGCCGCATTTGCATGCGCAACTTTAGCCGCAGTGACCACCTCACCACCCACATCCGCACCCACACAGGCGAGAAGCCCTTTGCCTGTGACATCTGTGGGAGAAAGTTTGCCAGGAGTGATGAGCGCAAGAGGCACACCAAGATCCACTTGCGACAGAAGGACAAAAAAGCAGATAAAGGTGTTGTGGCCTCTTCTgccacctcctctctcccttcttatccATCCCCGGTGGCTACCTCCTATCCATCCCCAGTCACTACCTCGTACCCATCTCCAGCTACCACCTCATACCCCTCACCTGTACCCACCTCCTACTCCTCCCCTGGCTCCTCCACCTACCCATCTCCTGTGCACAGTGGCTTCCCCTCACCCTCAGTGGCCACCACATACTCCTCTGTTCCTCCGGCTTTTCCAGCTCAAGTCAGCAGCTTTCCGTCTTCAGCTGTCACCAACTCCTTCAGCGCCTCCACAGGGCTCTCGGACATGACAACAACCTTTTCTCCTAGGACAATTGAGATTTgctaa